A window of Bacteroidales bacterium genomic DNA:
AGTTTAAATAGAGTTACACAGAGGGATATGGAAGACAATAAGGTTACTGAAAAGATATTGAACTGCGCCTTTAAAGTTCATACTAATTTAGGCCCAGGATTATTGGAGTCTTCTTACAAAGAATGTTTATTTTATGAAATAAAAAAAGCAGGTTTACTTGTAGAAAAAGAAAAGCCACTCCCGTTGATTTACGAAGAAGTATTTCTAGAATGTGGTTATAGAGTTGATTTACTTGTAGAAAATAAAGTGGTTGTTGAAATTAAATCAGTTGAACAACTAAATGATGTCCATACGGCACAAGTACTCACATATTTAAAACTTTCTGAATGCCGGATTGGTTTATTATTTAATTTTAACGTAGTAAAACTAAAAGACGGAATTAAAAGGTTAATCCATGGATATTAAACACTGTTCCCTTTGTGGCCCGCCGCGGCGGACTCTGTTTCCTCTGTGGTTAAAAAAATTTTGGATAATAAAACAAATAAATTATGAAAGAAAAAGTATTAGAACGGTTTTTAAAATACATAAAAATCGATACTCAGTCTGATGAAAATTCACAAACAACACCCAGCACACAAAAGCAATTTGACCTTGCCCATGTGCTAAAAAAAGAATTGGAAGACCTTGGTTTGAAGGATATTTCCCTGGATGAGAAATGCTACCTGATGGCAACACTTCCGGCAAATACGGATAAAAAAATTCCCTCCATCGGGTTCATTGCCCACATGGACACCAGCCCCGATATGCCAGGCAAGGTTGACAAACCGAATTTCGTGTATGATTACAAAGGAGATGATATTGTCATCCATAAAGAAAAAAAACTGGTGCTCAGCACTCAGGAGTTTCCGGAATTAAATGAATACATTGGGAAAACCCTGATAACGACCGATGGCACAACACTACTTGGCGCTGATGACAAAGCGGGCATTGCAGAGATTATGACGGCGGTGGAATATCTTGTCAAAAACCCGCAAATCAAGCACGGCACTATTAAAGTCGGCTTCACTCCTGATGAAGAGATTGGCCGCGGTGTTGACCACTTTGACGTGAAAAAATTCAATGCTGACTTTGCTTATACTCTTGATGGAGGAGGCATAGGAGAACTGGAATATGAAAATTTCAACGCTGCCGGAGCTAAAGTTTTTGTCCAGGGACGTAACATACATCCGGGTTATGCCAAGGATAAAATGATCAATGCCATGCTGGTAGCCATGGAGTTTAATGCCATGCTGCCACCTAACCAGAGGCCGGAACACACACAGGATTACGACGGGTTTTTTCATATAGTGAAAATGGAAGGCACCGTGGAAAATGCCATGCTGCAATACATCATCCGCGACCATGATAAAACAAAGTTCGAGAACAAGAAAAGGTTCTTCACAGATTGTGTTGAGTTTATGAAAACCCGTTACGGGGCTGATGTTCTGAGACTAGAAATGAAAGACCAGTATTTCAATATGAAAGAACAGGTGCTGCCCGTTTTTCATGTGGTGGAAACTGCAAAAAAAGCAATGGAAGAATTGGAAATTATCCCTAAAGTAGTTCCTATCCGTGGCGGTACCGATGGCGCACGCCTTTCATACATGGGATTACCCTGCCCTAATATTTTTGCCGGCGGACATAACTTCCACGGAAAATTTGAATATGTCGCTGTGGAATCCATGGTGAAAGCTACAGAAGTGATTCTGAAAATCGTTGAATTGTATTCAAAAAATAAGGCATAAATGTAGGATTTTTATTTTTTTCAACACTATCTTAAAGACAAAGACAGATTTAATAAATAATATTGACTTTAACTTTGAAATTTGGTAATAATTCTGACATTCAGCTATTTAAAAGATGAATAGTAATTTTAATTTATTAAAAAGAAAATATAATTAAGAAAAATACGCTATTATTGTACAATAAAACCGATTTTTTATGCTAAAAGATTATTTACAAGTAAATTCGTTAAGCATAGTATTTATTGGCGACTTTAATCCTGTAATTATTCAGCCATTTTGGTTGGCAAATAAAAAACTAATAAAAGAACAGGAGGCGGTAGATACAGATGTGGAATTAATACATAATGAACTTGTTAAATTTGACCTTGGATGGGCAAGTACAGAGATTACAAAGAAGAGGTTTGAAGTTAGGACAGCGAAGGAACCATATTTTGAACCATTAAGGGATTTGGTAATCAGCATTTTTACTATTTTACCTGAAACACCTATTGAAGCGATGGGAATAAATCATATTATGCATTTTGCCTTACCGGATAAAGATAAATTTTATGAATTTGGAAATAAACTTGCTCCATTAAATAATTGGGAAGATGTGATTAATAACCCTCGAGTTTTATCTTTTGAAGTACATGAAAAAGAAAGAAAAGATGGGTTGCCTGGTTTTGTCCGAATTAAAGTTCGACCATCTGATCAAAACATTCAATACGGAGTTTCAATAAATATTAATGACCATTATGCATTAAGTCCTGGTGAAAATGGTCGAAATGGAGAAATGATGAAATGTTTAAAAGATAATTGGGCTAACTCTTATACGAGAGCTGATGAAATTATTGAAAAACTATGGGAAAAAATATAAAAATTATGGAAAACGATACAGATATTAAATGTAATTGGATATTAGATGAAAAATTAACTGAAATTTCTTTTAATCTAGACAATAAAGTTAATATTCTTAGTAATATTGAAAATGAGATATCAATTAAAGCAAAAGAGATTGATAATGTTTATAGTATATCTGAAAATGAAATAAAAAGAGATTTTAATATAAATACTCTGCCGTTATATTTTCCTCAAAAAATAAGTGCAAAGAGAATTTCTTCTTCTTTGAATCATACCCAGAATACCCAGCGATGGGTAGGATATATTATTGAAATAAATGAAAGAAAATTCAAAGCAAAATTAGAGGATATAACTGCTCCAGGAACATTTGAGATTGGCACTTTTGACATTCATGATAAAGATTTAATTGATGAAAAAGAAATGATTCAAATAGGTGCTGTTTTTTATTTAAGTGTGGGATATGATGTTTCAAGAGGAACATTTGCAAAGCAGAAACTAATTCGATTTCAAAGGTTGACGAAATTGACAGAAAGTGATTTTAATAATGCAATTGATAGAGCTGACAGAATCGCATCCAGCTTGAATTGGGAATAAATGAATTTTATTAAGCCTGATAATTTAATTGGCGAAATAACCATAATTGGTACTGGGGGAGGGTATGGTGAAAGTTGTGTTATTCATTTGGGTAATCAGAAATGGGTAGTCGTTGATTCTTGTATTGATCCAAATAACCACAAATCTTTACCACTTCAATACTTAGAAAGCATTAATGTGAATACAAATAAAGATGTAATTCTCATTGTTTGTACACACTGGGATGATGACCATATTTTAGGAATTTCTCAACTATTGGAAAATTGTGCTACATCTGATTTTTCATTTGCAAAAGCTAATGATAAAGTTAAGTTTTTAAGAATGGTATCATTGGATTATTTAAAAATATTAAAAGACGCTACTTCATCAAGCACTAAAGAGTTTAATAAATGTATTGAAATAATAGAAGATCGTAAATCGAAACTTAAACTTTCATATCCAGATAGAATATTAGCAACAGTTTCAGTTAACGATTTTGTTAACCAAGTTATTTCTCTTTCACCATCTGATACAGCAATTCAACAATTTGATTTAGAAATATCAAATTTGATTACAGAATATGGTCAATCTAATCGACATATTGTTCAACTTTCACCAAATTTTAATAGCGTTGCGTTATTTGTAAAGCTTGGTAGTCACAGAGCAATACTTGGCGCTGATCTTGAAGTGTCGGCCACAAACAGTAAAATAGGGTGGGATGATATTTTGAATAATAGTCAATCAGTTGATAAAAAAGCGGCTTTTTTTAAAATACCTCATCATGGCTCTCAAAATGCATATCACGAAAAATTATGGGATGATATGTTGTCTAATTCCACAAAATCTGGCCTAACCCCTTGGAATAGGGGTCAAAAGTTACCGACATTAAAAATGCAAGAAATTTATAAAAATAAATCTGACGAACTTTTTATTACTTCAAATTTCAGCAAAGGAAATCCAAAAAAGAGGGATAAAGCAACTCTAAAAATGATGCGTGATTTAAATATTGAACTTGAGGAAGTCCCTTATAAGCATGGTATTATTCGAGCAAGAGTTAATATGGCAAATGACACCAATTGGCAAATTGAGATTTTTGGAACAGCAACTAAACTTTGAGGCATTATTTTTTTTATGATTTTATTATATAATGTTAGGCGATATTATGTGATTTTTTTTCGCTGTATTTATTTTGTTAATTAACCAAGATGCACAACAGTAAAGGTCAATGTGCTTCATTCGTTTTTTTACAAATAATGCTGATTAACCTGGCTTTTACGTTTGCATCAGCATGTTATTCACAAACACTAACCGACACTTTACCACATAGCAAAAATGCTGTTCTTGAAGTATTTACTGCCGTCAGATGCTCTTTCTGCCCGGCAGGACACAGGCTTCTGGATAGCATTATCGGGGAAAATCCCGGAAGAATTATTCCCGTGTCTATGCATCCATACACTGTGGGCAGTTCTTTAACGACGCCTTACAGTGGCAGCCCCGACCTGCGAAGGATTTATATTGATGCGTTTTTTACCATACCTTTTGTTCATGAGTCTATGCGTTTTTTCCCCGGCGCTTTTATCAACCGCCGTACATGGCAACCTGCAATACGTGAACAATCCACTGATAAATGGCGGCAATTTACCGATACCATATTAAATGAAAGTTCTCCACTTAATATTGGCATCGGGGCAGTGTATAATCCGGCATCTTCGCTCCTGAGCATTGACGTTGAAGTGTACTTTACCGATACGGTAAATGAAACATGTACTTTATATGTAATGCTGACAGAAGATAGCATTGTTGCCGAACAAAAAAACGGAGGCGTAAATTATATTCACAATCATGTGTTTCGTGAAGCGCTTACGGCACAATGGGGAGACACCTTATGCACACAGGCAAATAAAGATTCGTTGTTTTTAAAAAATTTTGTTTTTGATAATTCAACAAGTCAGTACCTGATTCAGAATTCGAATATTGTTGCTTACCTGAGAAATGCTGCTAATGAAAAAATAATCACCGGAGCAATAATTACCGCCAATAATATCATTGTCTCAGCAAATAAAACAGATATTAAACAAAGAATATTGTTGTATCCAAATCCATCGAAGAACCATGTTTTTGTTGATTTACAATGTGAAGGCAGTCAGGCAGAAAGCCAGGATGTAAAAATATACGATATCACAGGCAAGTTGTGTTTATCCCAAAGATTTGCAGCAAAAGAGTTGATATTTATTGACTTGCATGAATTGAAACAAGGACTTTACCTTGTTAAAGTAAATACAGGGAATAATGTTTATTTCAGTAAACTTGTAAAAGATTAGTTATTGGTTTCTATCTGATTTTTTTTGTGAATGTTTTTTCCCAGAGTACCATTAAATCTCTTTTGAAACCTTTCGCGCTCTCTTAATGGAACAAAGTTTTGTGCCAGCGCACTTACTGTATAAATTTGAGGGTCAAACATTTCTGAATCTATTTCTCTTAGATAATTATAAACCATTGGTATCAAAGCAATTTCAGCGCTGACTTTTTGCTTAATAAAACGCCTCAATGCCTTGCTTTGTATGGGGTCGGAGGCAAATGCAATTTTCGCAAAGCCCATTTCACGGGCTTTTTTATAAGAAAAAAATATGTTTTCGGTGCTATGCTCTGCGTCATCCTCTGTAAAGATATTTGTTTCAGGAATACCTATTGCTTTTGCATACAGCGCCATAATTTTACCTTCAAACCAGGGTGTATGAACCGCACTGCCAGAGAACATTATATTTTTTACCATCCCTTTATCGAAAAGGTATTTTGCCCAGTACACCCTGCCTTTCATGATAAAATTCCATTGTTTTCCATCATATGGAATGCCGGGGACTATAAGGATATCATATTTTTGTTTTTGTGCCCTAACAAAATATTTTCTCCGGGTGCAAGGCATAAACGATAACCCCAGTAAAATAAATGCAAAATCAAGCAGGTGCAGCCGTAGTTTAAAAATATCCGAATTTATCTTAGGAGCGGGTTTATCTTCCTTCTTCATCCAGCCAACGGGTATTCTTTTTAATTATTTTCAGGACAAGATAAAGCAGTCCGGAAACAACAACACAGATGATAAGCCAAAGCTCATCAATGATATATATTTTCTTTTCAATAAAATCTCTTACTGTTTCAAAAATTAATATCACAAGAAAAACAGCGAAGAATCCATTTTTCTCTTTTTTCAGCACTTTTCTCCAGCTGAAGCTCATCTTTGGTTTCTGCCAGGCGGTGAATGAAGGAATAAATGCCGGTGTTTTCTTTGCCCATACCTGGTATGTTTCTCCAAATTTTCCGCGCAGAAACTGCTCTTCAGCAAACATGATGCGTTCGTAATAAATCCAATAGAACAACACAAAAGCAATGATAAACCAGAAATTCATCGTGATCACCGCCACACCCAGCCACATAAAAAAGTTGCCAACATAGAGCGGATGCCTCACTGTTGAGTAGATACCGGTGGTGTTCAGTTCATCGGCAAGCTGCCCGACAGTGTTTCTTCCTGAAGTGTTTGCTGGTGTATAGCCAACAGTATATGCCCTGATAAAAACCCCGAGCATGCATATTGCTATGGCAATAAAATTTACATTTTGCACGAGCCAGGTTTTTTCAAGCCATCTGTTCTGGTATATGTCCAGAGCAAAGACAATGAGTCCGACTGCAAGAATTATTAGTGGCAGTGTGCCGCGGTAACGGAACAGGAAATTTCCCTGCGATTCCAATTCTTCCTGTAATGCCATGGTTTTATGAAAATTTTTGTAAAAGTAGAAAAATTATTGCAGACCTGATTTTTTTGTATTAGTCTTTCCAAATTCAATTTTTAAGGGGAGGCTTTTTTAAGCTGCTGCAATAGCGATTTCTTTTTACTTTTTGCTTGATCAAAAAGTAAACAAAAAATCAAGTCCTGACGAATGCTTCTGCCCGCTCTCAGAAAACAAAGAAAATCTAAGCAAAGTAGTCCCGACACAGCATAGCTGGTCGGGAAACGCTTTTGGCGCCTTTGCAGATTTTCTAATGTTTTCTGATTCACATCCACCCACGCACCCGTCAGGACACCCCAGCGCTCCAAAAATTCAGCATAATATTCTTTATTCTTAGCAGAAACTTCAATATTTTTAATACAGGTTTTGTTTTTCTCTTCGTGCTGCAAGCAGTTCGGCATAGCATACAGGGCGTAGGCTTGTGTGTAAAGTCGCCTTTTCCCCGATTTAATCGGGGAAGCAGCGACAGACGGAATGTATGCTATCCTTGGCAAGCTCTGTGCGAAAAGGACATCTTGCAGCACTTGAATTTTTGGTTCTTTTGTTTCAAGACAAAAGAACAATAGAAAAAAACTTTGACTGAAGTAACAAAAAATCAAAAAACATTAGGCAAGGTTTTGCCTTCGGGTTTTAGTGACAGCCTGACTTCCCTGCAAGCTGCGCCCTGGGCAGTCAGACCGTCACTTGCACAATTTTAAGCCGACCACAAGTGCCCCTTGGGGGCATTTCACACTTTAAGTTCAAATAACTATCTTTGCAATTTATTTTGATTTTATGGAACTACCTACCAAATATGACCCGACACTCACCGAAGACAAATGGTATGCCTACTGGCTGAAACATCGTTTTTTTCATTCCGAACCCGATGAACGCGCTCCTTATACTATCGTAATTCCCCCTCCTAATGTTACGGGTGTTTTGCACATGGGACATATTCTTAACAATACTATTCAGGACATTATTATCCGCCGCACCCGCATGATGGGCTGCAACGCCTGCTGGGTTCCCGGCACTGATCATGCCTCTATTGCCACCGAAGCGAAAGTTGTGGCAAAGCTTGCAAAAGCAGGCATCAGTAAAAAAGATATTTCGCGCGAAGAATTCTTGAAACATGCATGGGAATGGAAAGAAGAACACGGCGGCATTATTCTGGAACAACTGAAAAAACTTGGGGCTTCGTGCGACTGGGAGCGCACCTCCTTTACCATGGATCCTTCGATGTACGAATCCGTGATAGATGTTTTTATTGACCTTTACAATAAAGGATTAATTTACCGGGGTGTCCGCATGGTGAACTGGGACCCGAAAGCGCTCACTGCTGTCTCAGACGAAGAAGTGAATTATAAAGAAGTAAATTCTGCTCTGTATTATGTACGTTATAAAATAGAAGACTGTGAAGACGAATGGATAACCATCGCCACCACACGTCCGGAAACTATTTTGGGTGATACTGCCGTTTGCGTGCACCCCGAAGATGAAAGATATCAGCGTCTGAAAGGAAAACGTATAATTATCCCGCTGGTCGAGCGTTCAGTTCCGCTGATTTTTGATGAGTATGTTGAACGTGAATTCGGAACCGGTGCATTAAAAGTTACTCCGGCTCACGATATCAACGATTATAATCTTGGCATAAAACATCAGCTTGAAAGCATAGATATTTTCAATGACAATGGAACGCTTAATGAAAAAGCCCAGCTTTACATCGGGGAAGACCGCTTTGTTGTCCGTGAAAAAATCACAGAGGAACTACGGCTGAAAGGCCACCTTGTAAAGACGGAGCCCATACTGAACAAAGTTGGATTTTCTGAAAGAACAGACGAAGTGATTGAACCCAAACTTTCGATGCAATGGTTTATGAAAATGTCGGAGCTTGCCAAGCCGGCGCTGAATGTGGTACTGGAAGAGAAAGTTAAATTCTACCCACAGAAATACATCAACACATACCGCCACTGGATGGAAAATGTAAAGGATTGGTGCATCTCGCGCCAGCTGTGGTGGGGACAACGCATACCCGCATATTACCTGCCCGGAGGAAAAGTGGTGGTGGCCAAAAGTATTGAAGATGCAGCAGAAAAAGCCACAGCTTTGCTGAACAAAGAAATTCAAACCTCTGAGATAAAACAGGATGAGGATGTGCTGGACACATGGTTTTCATCATGGCTTTGGCCTATCTCTGTTTTCGATGGCATACGAAAGCCGGACAATCCGGATATAAAATATTATTACCCCACCAACGACCTTATCACAGCCCCGGACATTCTGTTTTTCTGGGTGGCACGGATGATCATGGCCGGACTGGAATACAGAAAGTCGATACCTTTCAGCAATGTGTATCTCACTGGTATGGTAAGAGACAAACAGGGGCGCAAAATGTCTAAGTCGCTGGGCAATTCTCCTGAGCCCATGAACCTTATTAAAAATTTCGGCGCAGATGGAGTGCGTATGGGGATGTTATTGGCTTCTCCTGCCGGCAATGATTTGCTGTTCGACGAAACGCAATGTGAACAGGGCAGAAATTTCAGCAACAAGATATGGAATGCCTTCCGTCTGATTAAAGGCTGGCATGTGGATGAATCACTCTCTCAACCTGAAGAGAA
This region includes:
- a CDS encoding GxxExxY protein — encoded protein: MEDNKVTEKILNCAFKVHTNLGPGLLESSYKECLFYEIKKAGLLVEKEKPLPLIYEEVFLECGYRVDLLVENKVVVEIKSVEQLNDVHTAQVLTYLKLSECRIGLLFNFNVVKLKDGIKRLIHGY
- the pepT gene encoding peptidase T is translated as MKEKVLERFLKYIKIDTQSDENSQTTPSTQKQFDLAHVLKKELEDLGLKDISLDEKCYLMATLPANTDKKIPSIGFIAHMDTSPDMPGKVDKPNFVYDYKGDDIVIHKEKKLVLSTQEFPELNEYIGKTLITTDGTTLLGADDKAGIAEIMTAVEYLVKNPQIKHGTIKVGFTPDEEIGRGVDHFDVKKFNADFAYTLDGGGIGELEYENFNAAGAKVFVQGRNIHPGYAKDKMINAMLVAMEFNAMLPPNQRPEHTQDYDGFFHIVKMEGTVENAMLQYIIRDHDKTKFENKKRFFTDCVEFMKTRYGADVLRLEMKDQYFNMKEQVLPVFHVVETAKKAMEELEIIPKVVPIRGGTDGARLSYMGLPCPNIFAGGHNFHGKFEYVAVESMVKATEVILKIVELYSKNKA
- a CDS encoding MBL fold metallo-hydrolase, with the protein product MNFIKPDNLIGEITIIGTGGGYGESCVIHLGNQKWVVVDSCIDPNNHKSLPLQYLESINVNTNKDVILIVCTHWDDDHILGISQLLENCATSDFSFAKANDKVKFLRMVSLDYLKILKDATSSSTKEFNKCIEIIEDRKSKLKLSYPDRILATVSVNDFVNQVISLSPSDTAIQQFDLEISNLITEYGQSNRHIVQLSPNFNSVALFVKLGSHRAILGADLEVSATNSKIGWDDILNNSQSVDKKAAFFKIPHHGSQNAYHEKLWDDMLSNSTKSGLTPWNRGQKLPTLKMQEIYKNKSDELFITSNFSKGNPKKRDKATLKMMRDLNIELEEVPYKHGIIRARVNMANDTNWQIEIFGTATKL
- a CDS encoding Omp28-related outer membrane protein — translated: MLINLAFTFASACYSQTLTDTLPHSKNAVLEVFTAVRCSFCPAGHRLLDSIIGENPGRIIPVSMHPYTVGSSLTTPYSGSPDLRRIYIDAFFTIPFVHESMRFFPGAFINRRTWQPAIREQSTDKWRQFTDTILNESSPLNIGIGAVYNPASSLLSIDVEVYFTDTVNETCTLYVMLTEDSIVAEQKNGGVNYIHNHVFREALTAQWGDTLCTQANKDSLFLKNFVFDNSTSQYLIQNSNIVAYLRNAANEKIITGAIITANNIIVSANKTDIKQRILLYPNPSKNHVFVDLQCEGSQAESQDVKIYDITGKLCLSQRFAAKELIFIDLHELKQGLYLVKVNTGNNVYFSKLVKD
- a CDS encoding YdcF family protein, coding for MKKEDKPAPKINSDIFKLRLHLLDFAFILLGLSFMPCTRRKYFVRAQKQKYDILIVPGIPYDGKQWNFIMKGRVYWAKYLFDKGMVKNIMFSGSAVHTPWFEGKIMALYAKAIGIPETNIFTEDDAEHSTENIFFSYKKAREMGFAKIAFASDPIQSKALRRFIKQKVSAEIALIPMVYNYLREIDSEMFDPQIYTVSALAQNFVPLRERERFQKRFNGTLGKNIHKKNQIETNN
- a CDS encoding isoprenylcysteine carboxylmethyltransferase family protein, yielding MALQEELESQGNFLFRYRGTLPLIILAVGLIVFALDIYQNRWLEKTWLVQNVNFIAIAICMLGVFIRAYTVGYTPANTSGRNTVGQLADELNTTGIYSTVRHPLYVGNFFMWLGVAVITMNFWFIIAFVLFYWIYYERIMFAEEQFLRGKFGETYQVWAKKTPAFIPSFTAWQKPKMSFSWRKVLKKEKNGFFAVFLVILIFETVRDFIEKKIYIIDELWLIICVVVSGLLYLVLKIIKKNTRWLDEEGR
- a CDS encoding valine--tRNA ligase, giving the protein MELPTKYDPTLTEDKWYAYWLKHRFFHSEPDERAPYTIVIPPPNVTGVLHMGHILNNTIQDIIIRRTRMMGCNACWVPGTDHASIATEAKVVAKLAKAGISKKDISREEFLKHAWEWKEEHGGIILEQLKKLGASCDWERTSFTMDPSMYESVIDVFIDLYNKGLIYRGVRMVNWDPKALTAVSDEEVNYKEVNSALYYVRYKIEDCEDEWITIATTRPETILGDTAVCVHPEDERYQRLKGKRIIIPLVERSVPLIFDEYVEREFGTGALKVTPAHDINDYNLGIKHQLESIDIFNDNGTLNEKAQLYIGEDRFVVREKITEELRLKGHLVKTEPILNKVGFSERTDEVIEPKLSMQWFMKMSELAKPALNVVLEEKVKFYPQKYINTYRHWMENVKDWCISRQLWWGQRIPAYYLPGGKVVVAKSIEDAAEKATALLNKEIQTSEIKQDEDVLDTWFSSWLWPISVFDGIRKPDNPDIKYYYPTNDLITAPDILFFWVARMIMAGLEYRKSIPFSNVYLTGMVRDKQGRKMSKSLGNSPEPMNLIKNFGADGVRMGMLLASPAGNDLLFDETQCEQGRNFSNKIWNAFRLIKGWHVDESLSQPEENKVSIQWVQHRLNEALEELNSHYEKYRISDALMTVYKLIWDDFCSWYLEMIKPAYQKPIDKKTLDDTVSIFEKLMQLLHPFMPFITEELWQQLRERKDGESVMMSRMPEPSAYDKHFIESFSYVQEVISQIRMVRKEKNIAFKDAIDLMVRKNNDEKPDTTFDTVAGKLCNIKSTAYVDTKPDNSVTFLVRSTEFYIPLENSNINIESELNKLHEELKYFEGFLISVNKKLSNERFVKSAPEQVVAAEMKKKADAESKIRILTEQIQSLKQ